A single Oryctolagus cuniculus chromosome 16, mOryCun1.1, whole genome shotgun sequence DNA region contains:
- the SAFB2 gene encoding scaffold attachment factor B2 isoform X1, which translates to MSETLAESGDAGPGAAALGSGASEAGTRRLSELRVIDLRAELRKRNLDTAGNKSVLMERLRKAVEEEGQDPDEMGGEVEGAGRRLAKRFAKGQKTEEEGPEDNGLEEDPADGQEDVGAGLVALRGMDMMDISVLDETEADTGGAPEFGEDADDSILGSFCDSRAYGATPLGPLPAQPPEHAVDGEAFENSMEASALDLRMSPDIEDALLEPENEKILDILGETCKSEPVKEEGSELEQPFAQDTSSVGPDRKLAEEEDVFDSAHAHPEEEEELEEEEEEEGDLDLASESTRAQWSEADALLDTGGEPVAQTGGGARTDCEPVGLAEPVEQSSAASELAEASSQEVAEAPTEAPSPEPRDSKEDVKKFAFEACNEVPPAPKESSTSEGADQKMSSLKEEKDIKPVVKDEKGRGGSSVGGGGSGRNLWVSGLSSTTRATDLKNLFSKYGKVVGAKVVTNARSPGARCYGFVTMATADEATKCISHLHRTELHGRMISVEKAKNEPAGKKLADRKEGDAKREKLPGADRHHPVEIKTEKTIIKKEEKVEKKEEKRPEDIKKEERDPDELKAGPANRGRATKSGSRGPERTVVMDKSKGEPVISVKTTSRSKERPPCEQNSKSQDRKSESKEKRDILSFDKIKEQRERERQRQREREVRETERRREREQREREQRLEALHERKEKARLQRERLQLQCQRQRLERERMERERLERERMRVERERRREQERIHREREELRRQQEQLRYEQERRPAARRPYDLDGRREDAYWLEGKRVALEDRYRADFPRPEHRFHDFDHRDRGQYQDHAADRRESARPVMGERDGQHYPEDRHGHGGPPERHSRDSRDGWGGYSSDKRMSEGRGLPPPPRGGRDWGEHHQRLQEPPARAWQGGADEGVPAREHARWPGAERGLTGPSGPAHASRGGAAGRGGFPQGGHSQGHVVPGGGLDGGGVAGQDRGSRVPHPHPHPHPHPYPHFTRRY; encoded by the exons ATGTCGGAGACCCTGGCCGAGTCGGGCGACGCGGGCCCCGGCGCGGCCGCTCTGGGCTCCGGCGCCTCTGAGGCCGGGACGCGGCGGCTCAGCGAGCTGCGGGTGATCGACCTGCGGGCCGAGCTGAGGAAGCGGAACCTGGACACGGCCGGCAACAAGAGCGTCCTGATGGAGCGGCTCCGGAAG GcggtggaggaggaagggcaggaccCCGACGAGATGGGCGGCGAGGTGGAAGGCGCCGGCCGGAGGCTGGCCAAGAGGTTCGCTAAAG GGCAGAAGACGGAGGAGGAAGGCCCTGAAGACAACGGCCTGGAGGAGGACCCCGCGGACGGGCAG GAGGACGTGGGAGCAGGGCTGGTGGCCTTGCGCGGCATGGACATGATGGACATTAGTGTGCTGGACGAAACCGAGGCCGACACCGGCGGCGCTCCGGAGTTTGGCGAGGACGCTGACGACAGCATTCTCGGCTCCTTTTGTGACAGTAGAGCGTACGGGGCTACGCCGCTGGGGCCGCTTCCAGCTCAGCCCCCGGAGCACGCT GTGGATGGGGAGGCCTTCGAGAACTCCATGGAAGCATCGGCGCTGGACCTCAGGATGAGTCCG gaCATTGAAGACGCCCTGTTGGAGCCAG aaaatgagaaaatactcgACATTTTGGGGGAAACTTGTAAGTCTGAGCCAGTAAAAGAAGAAGGTTCCgagctggagcagccatttgCGCAGGATACAAGTAGCGTGGGGCCAGACAGGAAGCTTGCGGAGGAAGAGGACGTTTTTGACAGCGCTCATGCTCatccggaggaggaggaggagttggaggaggaggaggaggaagagggagatttAGATTTGGCCAGCGAGTCAACACGAGCTCAGTGGAGCGAGGCAGACGCGCTGTTAGACACGGGTGGGGAGCCCGTGGCGCAGACAGGCGGAGGCGCCAGGACGGACTGCGAGCCTGTAGGGCTAGCCGAGCCAGTTGAGCAGAGTAGCGCGGCCTCCGAGCTCGCGGAGGCCTCTAGCCAGGAGGTCGCGGAAGCGCCCACGGAAGCcccaagcccagagcccagagatAGCAAAGAAGACGTGAAGAAGTTTGCTTTTGAAGCTTGTAATGAAGTCCCTCCGGCTCCTAAAGAGTCCTCAACCAGTGAGGGCGCTGATCAGAAAATGAG CTCTttgaaggaagagaaagacataAAGCCAGTCGTTAAGGATGAGAAAG gccgcggcggcaGCAGTGTCGGCGGCGGCGGCTCAGGCAGGAACCTGTGGGTCAGCGGGCTGTCCTCTACCACGCGCGCCACGGACCTGAAGAACCTCTTCAGCAAGTACGGCAAG GTAGTTGGGGCCAAGGTGGTGACGAACGCACGCAGCCCTGGGGCGCGATGCTACGGCTTCGTCACCATGGCGACCGCGGACGAGGCCACCAAGTGCATCAGCCACCTGCACAGGACCGAGCTGCACGGCAGGATGATCTCCGTGGAGAAG GCTAAAAACGAGCCTGCCGGCAAGAAGCTGGCCGACCGGAAGGAGGGTGACGCGAAGAGGGAGAAGCTGCCTGGCGCCGACAGACACCACCCCGTGGAGATCAAGACGGAGAA AACCATCATTAAGAAGGAGGAGAAAGttgagaaaaaagaggaaaagaggccGGAAGACatcaagaaagaagagagagacccAGACGAGCTGAAGGCTGGGCCTGCGAACCGCGGCAGGGCCACCAAGTCAG GGAGCAGAGGCCCGGAGCGCACGGTGGTCATGGATAAGTCGAAAGGCGAGCCCGTCATCAGCGTGAAGACCACCAGCAGGTCCAAGGAGAGA CCACCTTGTGAACAGAACTCCAAGAGTCAGGACCGCAAGTCCGAGAGCAAGGAGAAGAGGGACATCCTGTCGTTCGACAAGATCAAGGAGCAGAGGGAGCGCGAGCGCCAGCGCCAGCGCGAGCGGGAGGTCCGAGAGACCGAGCGGCGCCG GGAGCGCgagcagcgggagcgggagcagCGGCTCGAGGCCCTGCACGAGCGCAAGGAGAAGGCGCGGCTGCAGCGGGAGCGCCTGCAGCTCCAGTGCCAGCGGCAGCGGCTGGAGCGCGAGCGCATGGAGCGGGAGCGGCTGGAGCGCGAGCGCATGCGCGTGGAGCGCGAGCGCCGGCGCGAGCAGGAGCGCATCCACCGCGAGCGCGaggagctgcggcgccagcaggaGCAGCTGCGCTACGAGCAGGAGCGGCGGCCCGCGGCGCGGCGGCCCTACGACCTGGACGGCcg GCGAGAGGACGCTTACTGGCTGGAGGGGAAGCGCGTGGCGCTGGAGGACAGGTACCGCGCCGACTTCCCCCGGCCGGAGCATCGCTTCCATGACTTCGACCACCGGGACCGGGGCCAGTACCAGGACCACGCGGCCGACAG GAGGGAAAGCGCCAGGCCAGTGATGGGCGAGCGAGACGGGCAG CACTACCCAGAGGACCGCCACGGCCACGGCGGGCCCCCAGAGCGCCACAGCCGGGACTCGCGGGACGGCTGGGGGGGCTACAGCTCGGACAAGAGGATGAGCGAAGGCCGGGGGCTGCCGCCTCCCCCCAG GGGCGGCCGGGACTGGGGCGAGCACCACCAGCGACTGCAGGAGCCCCCGGCACGCGCCTGGCAGGGCGGCGCGGACGAGGGCGTGCCCGCGCGGGAGCACGCCAGGTGGCCAG GTGCCGAGAGAGGCCTGACGGGGCCCTCGGGGCCCGCGCACGCGAGTCGGGGCGGAGCGGCGGG GCGAGGCGGCTTCCCGCAAGGCGGGCACTCCCAGGGCCACGTGGTGCCCGGGGGCGGACTGGACGGCGGCGGAGTGGCCGGCCAGGACCGGGGCAGCAGAGTCCCGCACCCACACCCGCACCCGCACCCGCACCCGTACCCCCACTTCACCCGCCGCTACTGA
- the SAFB2 gene encoding scaffold attachment factor B2 isoform X3, producing the protein MSETLAESGDAGPGAAALGSGASEAGTRRLSELRVIDLRAELRKRNLDTAGNKSVLMERLRKAVEEEGQDPDEMGGEVEGAGRRLAKRFAKGQKTEEEGPEDNGLEEDPADGQVDGEAFENSMEASALDLRMSPDIEDALLEPENEKILDILGETCKSEPVKEEGSELEQPFAQDTSSVGPDRKLAEEEDVFDSAHAHPEEEEELEEEEEEEGDLDLASESTRAQWSEADALLDTGGEPVAQTGGGARTDCEPVGLAEPVEQSSAASELAEASSQEVAEAPTEAPSPEPRDSKEDVKKFAFEACNEVPPAPKESSTSEGADQKMSSLKEEKDIKPVVKDEKGRGGSSVGGGGSGRNLWVSGLSSTTRATDLKNLFSKYGKVVGAKVVTNARSPGARCYGFVTMATADEATKCISHLHRTELHGRMISVEKAKNEPAGKKLADRKEGDAKREKLPGADRHHPVEIKTEKTIIKKEEKVEKKEEKRPEDIKKEERDPDELKAGPANRGRATKSGSRGPERTVVMDKSKGEPVISVKTTSRSKERPPCEQNSKSQDRKSESKEKRDILSFDKIKEQRERERQRQREREVRETERRREREQREREQRLEALHERKEKARLQRERLQLQCQRQRLERERMERERLERERMRVERERRREQERIHREREELRRQQEQLRYEQERRPAARRPYDLDGRREDAYWLEGKRVALEDRYRADFPRPEHRFHDFDHRDRGQYQDHAADRRESARPVMGERDGQHYPEDRHGHGGPPERHSRDSRDGWGGYSSDKRMSEGRGLPPPPRGGRDWGEHHQRLQEPPARAWQGGADEGVPAREHARWPGAERGLTGPSGPAHASRGGAAGRGGFPQGGHSQGHVVPGGGLDGGGVAGQDRGSRVPHPHPHPHPHPYPHFTRRY; encoded by the exons ATGTCGGAGACCCTGGCCGAGTCGGGCGACGCGGGCCCCGGCGCGGCCGCTCTGGGCTCCGGCGCCTCTGAGGCCGGGACGCGGCGGCTCAGCGAGCTGCGGGTGATCGACCTGCGGGCCGAGCTGAGGAAGCGGAACCTGGACACGGCCGGCAACAAGAGCGTCCTGATGGAGCGGCTCCGGAAG GcggtggaggaggaagggcaggaccCCGACGAGATGGGCGGCGAGGTGGAAGGCGCCGGCCGGAGGCTGGCCAAGAGGTTCGCTAAAG GGCAGAAGACGGAGGAGGAAGGCCCTGAAGACAACGGCCTGGAGGAGGACCCCGCGGACGGGCAG GTGGATGGGGAGGCCTTCGAGAACTCCATGGAAGCATCGGCGCTGGACCTCAGGATGAGTCCG gaCATTGAAGACGCCCTGTTGGAGCCAG aaaatgagaaaatactcgACATTTTGGGGGAAACTTGTAAGTCTGAGCCAGTAAAAGAAGAAGGTTCCgagctggagcagccatttgCGCAGGATACAAGTAGCGTGGGGCCAGACAGGAAGCTTGCGGAGGAAGAGGACGTTTTTGACAGCGCTCATGCTCatccggaggaggaggaggagttggaggaggaggaggaggaagagggagatttAGATTTGGCCAGCGAGTCAACACGAGCTCAGTGGAGCGAGGCAGACGCGCTGTTAGACACGGGTGGGGAGCCCGTGGCGCAGACAGGCGGAGGCGCCAGGACGGACTGCGAGCCTGTAGGGCTAGCCGAGCCAGTTGAGCAGAGTAGCGCGGCCTCCGAGCTCGCGGAGGCCTCTAGCCAGGAGGTCGCGGAAGCGCCCACGGAAGCcccaagcccagagcccagagatAGCAAAGAAGACGTGAAGAAGTTTGCTTTTGAAGCTTGTAATGAAGTCCCTCCGGCTCCTAAAGAGTCCTCAACCAGTGAGGGCGCTGATCAGAAAATGAG CTCTttgaaggaagagaaagacataAAGCCAGTCGTTAAGGATGAGAAAG gccgcggcggcaGCAGTGTCGGCGGCGGCGGCTCAGGCAGGAACCTGTGGGTCAGCGGGCTGTCCTCTACCACGCGCGCCACGGACCTGAAGAACCTCTTCAGCAAGTACGGCAAG GTAGTTGGGGCCAAGGTGGTGACGAACGCACGCAGCCCTGGGGCGCGATGCTACGGCTTCGTCACCATGGCGACCGCGGACGAGGCCACCAAGTGCATCAGCCACCTGCACAGGACCGAGCTGCACGGCAGGATGATCTCCGTGGAGAAG GCTAAAAACGAGCCTGCCGGCAAGAAGCTGGCCGACCGGAAGGAGGGTGACGCGAAGAGGGAGAAGCTGCCTGGCGCCGACAGACACCACCCCGTGGAGATCAAGACGGAGAA AACCATCATTAAGAAGGAGGAGAAAGttgagaaaaaagaggaaaagaggccGGAAGACatcaagaaagaagagagagacccAGACGAGCTGAAGGCTGGGCCTGCGAACCGCGGCAGGGCCACCAAGTCAG GGAGCAGAGGCCCGGAGCGCACGGTGGTCATGGATAAGTCGAAAGGCGAGCCCGTCATCAGCGTGAAGACCACCAGCAGGTCCAAGGAGAGA CCACCTTGTGAACAGAACTCCAAGAGTCAGGACCGCAAGTCCGAGAGCAAGGAGAAGAGGGACATCCTGTCGTTCGACAAGATCAAGGAGCAGAGGGAGCGCGAGCGCCAGCGCCAGCGCGAGCGGGAGGTCCGAGAGACCGAGCGGCGCCG GGAGCGCgagcagcgggagcgggagcagCGGCTCGAGGCCCTGCACGAGCGCAAGGAGAAGGCGCGGCTGCAGCGGGAGCGCCTGCAGCTCCAGTGCCAGCGGCAGCGGCTGGAGCGCGAGCGCATGGAGCGGGAGCGGCTGGAGCGCGAGCGCATGCGCGTGGAGCGCGAGCGCCGGCGCGAGCAGGAGCGCATCCACCGCGAGCGCGaggagctgcggcgccagcaggaGCAGCTGCGCTACGAGCAGGAGCGGCGGCCCGCGGCGCGGCGGCCCTACGACCTGGACGGCcg GCGAGAGGACGCTTACTGGCTGGAGGGGAAGCGCGTGGCGCTGGAGGACAGGTACCGCGCCGACTTCCCCCGGCCGGAGCATCGCTTCCATGACTTCGACCACCGGGACCGGGGCCAGTACCAGGACCACGCGGCCGACAG GAGGGAAAGCGCCAGGCCAGTGATGGGCGAGCGAGACGGGCAG CACTACCCAGAGGACCGCCACGGCCACGGCGGGCCCCCAGAGCGCCACAGCCGGGACTCGCGGGACGGCTGGGGGGGCTACAGCTCGGACAAGAGGATGAGCGAAGGCCGGGGGCTGCCGCCTCCCCCCAG GGGCGGCCGGGACTGGGGCGAGCACCACCAGCGACTGCAGGAGCCCCCGGCACGCGCCTGGCAGGGCGGCGCGGACGAGGGCGTGCCCGCGCGGGAGCACGCCAGGTGGCCAG GTGCCGAGAGAGGCCTGACGGGGCCCTCGGGGCCCGCGCACGCGAGTCGGGGCGGAGCGGCGGG GCGAGGCGGCTTCCCGCAAGGCGGGCACTCCCAGGGCCACGTGGTGCCCGGGGGCGGACTGGACGGCGGCGGAGTGGCCGGCCAGGACCGGGGCAGCAGAGTCCCGCACCCACACCCGCACCCGCACCCGCACCCGTACCCCCACTTCACCCGCCGCTACTGA
- the SAFB2 gene encoding scaffold attachment factor B2 isoform X4: MEASALDLRMSPDIEDALLEPENEKILDILGETCKSEPVKEEGSELEQPFAQDTSSVGPDRKLAEEEDVFDSAHAHPEEEEELEEEEEEEGDLDLASESTRAQWSEADALLDTGGEPVAQTGGGARTDCEPVGLAEPVEQSSAASELAEASSQEVAEAPTEAPSPEPRDSKEDVKKFAFEACNEVPPAPKESSTSEGADQKMSSLKEEKDIKPVVKDEKGRGGSSVGGGGSGRNLWVSGLSSTTRATDLKNLFSKYGKVVGAKVVTNARSPGARCYGFVTMATADEATKCISHLHRTELHGRMISVEKAKNEPAGKKLADRKEGDAKREKLPGADRHHPVEIKTEKTIIKKEEKVEKKEEKRPEDIKKEERDPDELKAGPANRGRATKSGSRGPERTVVMDKSKGEPVISVKTTSRSKERPPCEQNSKSQDRKSESKEKRDILSFDKIKEQRERERQRQREREVRETERRREREQREREQRLEALHERKEKARLQRERLQLQCQRQRLERERMERERLERERMRVERERRREQERIHREREELRRQQEQLRYEQERRPAARRPYDLDGRREDAYWLEGKRVALEDRYRADFPRPEHRFHDFDHRDRGQYQDHAADRRESARPVMGERDGQHYPEDRHGHGGPPERHSRDSRDGWGGYSSDKRMSEGRGLPPPPRGGRDWGEHHQRLQEPPARAWQGGADEGVPAREHARWPGAERGLTGPSGPAHASRGGAAGRGGFPQGGHSQGHVVPGGGLDGGGVAGQDRGSRVPHPHPHPHPHPYPHFTRRY, from the exons ATGGAAGCATCGGCGCTGGACCTCAGGATGAGTCCG gaCATTGAAGACGCCCTGTTGGAGCCAG aaaatgagaaaatactcgACATTTTGGGGGAAACTTGTAAGTCTGAGCCAGTAAAAGAAGAAGGTTCCgagctggagcagccatttgCGCAGGATACAAGTAGCGTGGGGCCAGACAGGAAGCTTGCGGAGGAAGAGGACGTTTTTGACAGCGCTCATGCTCatccggaggaggaggaggagttggaggaggaggaggaggaagagggagatttAGATTTGGCCAGCGAGTCAACACGAGCTCAGTGGAGCGAGGCAGACGCGCTGTTAGACACGGGTGGGGAGCCCGTGGCGCAGACAGGCGGAGGCGCCAGGACGGACTGCGAGCCTGTAGGGCTAGCCGAGCCAGTTGAGCAGAGTAGCGCGGCCTCCGAGCTCGCGGAGGCCTCTAGCCAGGAGGTCGCGGAAGCGCCCACGGAAGCcccaagcccagagcccagagatAGCAAAGAAGACGTGAAGAAGTTTGCTTTTGAAGCTTGTAATGAAGTCCCTCCGGCTCCTAAAGAGTCCTCAACCAGTGAGGGCGCTGATCAGAAAATGAG CTCTttgaaggaagagaaagacataAAGCCAGTCGTTAAGGATGAGAAAG gccgcggcggcaGCAGTGTCGGCGGCGGCGGCTCAGGCAGGAACCTGTGGGTCAGCGGGCTGTCCTCTACCACGCGCGCCACGGACCTGAAGAACCTCTTCAGCAAGTACGGCAAG GTAGTTGGGGCCAAGGTGGTGACGAACGCACGCAGCCCTGGGGCGCGATGCTACGGCTTCGTCACCATGGCGACCGCGGACGAGGCCACCAAGTGCATCAGCCACCTGCACAGGACCGAGCTGCACGGCAGGATGATCTCCGTGGAGAAG GCTAAAAACGAGCCTGCCGGCAAGAAGCTGGCCGACCGGAAGGAGGGTGACGCGAAGAGGGAGAAGCTGCCTGGCGCCGACAGACACCACCCCGTGGAGATCAAGACGGAGAA AACCATCATTAAGAAGGAGGAGAAAGttgagaaaaaagaggaaaagaggccGGAAGACatcaagaaagaagagagagacccAGACGAGCTGAAGGCTGGGCCTGCGAACCGCGGCAGGGCCACCAAGTCAG GGAGCAGAGGCCCGGAGCGCACGGTGGTCATGGATAAGTCGAAAGGCGAGCCCGTCATCAGCGTGAAGACCACCAGCAGGTCCAAGGAGAGA CCACCTTGTGAACAGAACTCCAAGAGTCAGGACCGCAAGTCCGAGAGCAAGGAGAAGAGGGACATCCTGTCGTTCGACAAGATCAAGGAGCAGAGGGAGCGCGAGCGCCAGCGCCAGCGCGAGCGGGAGGTCCGAGAGACCGAGCGGCGCCG GGAGCGCgagcagcgggagcgggagcagCGGCTCGAGGCCCTGCACGAGCGCAAGGAGAAGGCGCGGCTGCAGCGGGAGCGCCTGCAGCTCCAGTGCCAGCGGCAGCGGCTGGAGCGCGAGCGCATGGAGCGGGAGCGGCTGGAGCGCGAGCGCATGCGCGTGGAGCGCGAGCGCCGGCGCGAGCAGGAGCGCATCCACCGCGAGCGCGaggagctgcggcgccagcaggaGCAGCTGCGCTACGAGCAGGAGCGGCGGCCCGCGGCGCGGCGGCCCTACGACCTGGACGGCcg GCGAGAGGACGCTTACTGGCTGGAGGGGAAGCGCGTGGCGCTGGAGGACAGGTACCGCGCCGACTTCCCCCGGCCGGAGCATCGCTTCCATGACTTCGACCACCGGGACCGGGGCCAGTACCAGGACCACGCGGCCGACAG GAGGGAAAGCGCCAGGCCAGTGATGGGCGAGCGAGACGGGCAG CACTACCCAGAGGACCGCCACGGCCACGGCGGGCCCCCAGAGCGCCACAGCCGGGACTCGCGGGACGGCTGGGGGGGCTACAGCTCGGACAAGAGGATGAGCGAAGGCCGGGGGCTGCCGCCTCCCCCCAG GGGCGGCCGGGACTGGGGCGAGCACCACCAGCGACTGCAGGAGCCCCCGGCACGCGCCTGGCAGGGCGGCGCGGACGAGGGCGTGCCCGCGCGGGAGCACGCCAGGTGGCCAG GTGCCGAGAGAGGCCTGACGGGGCCCTCGGGGCCCGCGCACGCGAGTCGGGGCGGAGCGGCGGG GCGAGGCGGCTTCCCGCAAGGCGGGCACTCCCAGGGCCACGTGGTGCCCGGGGGCGGACTGGACGGCGGCGGAGTGGCCGGCCAGGACCGGGGCAGCAGAGTCCCGCACCCACACCCGCACCCGCACCCGCACCCGTACCCCCACTTCACCCGCCGCTACTGA
- the SAFB2 gene encoding scaffold attachment factor B2 isoform X2 encodes MSETLAESGDAGPGAAALGSGASEAGTRRLSELRVIDLRAELRKRNLDTAGNKSVLMERLRKAVEEEGQDPDEMGGEVEGAGRRLAKRFAKGQKTEEEGPEDNGLEEDPADGQEDVGAGLVALRGMDMMDISVLDETEADTGGAPEFGEDADDSILGSFCDSRAYGATPLGPLPAQPPEHAVDGEAFENSMEASALDLRMSPDIEDALLEPENEKILDILGETCKSEPVKEEGSELEQPFAQDTSSVGPDRKLAEEEDVFDSAHAHPEEEEELEEEEEEEGDLDLASESTRAQWSEADALLDTGGEPVAQTGGGARTDCEPVGLAEPVEQSSAASELAEASSQEVAEAPTEAPSPEPRDSKEDVKKFAFEACNEVPPAPKESSTSEGADQKMSSLKEEKDIKPVVKDEKGRGGSSVGGGGSGRNLWVSGLSSTTRATDLKNLFSKYGKVVGAKVVTNARSPGARCYGFVTMATADEATKCISHLHRTELHGRMISVEKAKNEPAGKKLADRKEGDAKREKLPGADRHHPVEIKTEKTIIKKEEKVEKKEEKRPEDIKKEERDPDELKAGPANRGRATKSGSRGPERTVVMDKSKGEPVISVKTTSRSKERNSKSQDRKSESKEKRDILSFDKIKEQRERERQRQREREVRETERRREREQREREQRLEALHERKEKARLQRERLQLQCQRQRLERERMERERLERERMRVERERRREQERIHREREELRRQQEQLRYEQERRPAARRPYDLDGRREDAYWLEGKRVALEDRYRADFPRPEHRFHDFDHRDRGQYQDHAADRRESARPVMGERDGQHYPEDRHGHGGPPERHSRDSRDGWGGYSSDKRMSEGRGLPPPPRGGRDWGEHHQRLQEPPARAWQGGADEGVPAREHARWPGAERGLTGPSGPAHASRGGAAGRGGFPQGGHSQGHVVPGGGLDGGGVAGQDRGSRVPHPHPHPHPHPYPHFTRRY; translated from the exons ATGTCGGAGACCCTGGCCGAGTCGGGCGACGCGGGCCCCGGCGCGGCCGCTCTGGGCTCCGGCGCCTCTGAGGCCGGGACGCGGCGGCTCAGCGAGCTGCGGGTGATCGACCTGCGGGCCGAGCTGAGGAAGCGGAACCTGGACACGGCCGGCAACAAGAGCGTCCTGATGGAGCGGCTCCGGAAG GcggtggaggaggaagggcaggaccCCGACGAGATGGGCGGCGAGGTGGAAGGCGCCGGCCGGAGGCTGGCCAAGAGGTTCGCTAAAG GGCAGAAGACGGAGGAGGAAGGCCCTGAAGACAACGGCCTGGAGGAGGACCCCGCGGACGGGCAG GAGGACGTGGGAGCAGGGCTGGTGGCCTTGCGCGGCATGGACATGATGGACATTAGTGTGCTGGACGAAACCGAGGCCGACACCGGCGGCGCTCCGGAGTTTGGCGAGGACGCTGACGACAGCATTCTCGGCTCCTTTTGTGACAGTAGAGCGTACGGGGCTACGCCGCTGGGGCCGCTTCCAGCTCAGCCCCCGGAGCACGCT GTGGATGGGGAGGCCTTCGAGAACTCCATGGAAGCATCGGCGCTGGACCTCAGGATGAGTCCG gaCATTGAAGACGCCCTGTTGGAGCCAG aaaatgagaaaatactcgACATTTTGGGGGAAACTTGTAAGTCTGAGCCAGTAAAAGAAGAAGGTTCCgagctggagcagccatttgCGCAGGATACAAGTAGCGTGGGGCCAGACAGGAAGCTTGCGGAGGAAGAGGACGTTTTTGACAGCGCTCATGCTCatccggaggaggaggaggagttggaggaggaggaggaggaagagggagatttAGATTTGGCCAGCGAGTCAACACGAGCTCAGTGGAGCGAGGCAGACGCGCTGTTAGACACGGGTGGGGAGCCCGTGGCGCAGACAGGCGGAGGCGCCAGGACGGACTGCGAGCCTGTAGGGCTAGCCGAGCCAGTTGAGCAGAGTAGCGCGGCCTCCGAGCTCGCGGAGGCCTCTAGCCAGGAGGTCGCGGAAGCGCCCACGGAAGCcccaagcccagagcccagagatAGCAAAGAAGACGTGAAGAAGTTTGCTTTTGAAGCTTGTAATGAAGTCCCTCCGGCTCCTAAAGAGTCCTCAACCAGTGAGGGCGCTGATCAGAAAATGAG CTCTttgaaggaagagaaagacataAAGCCAGTCGTTAAGGATGAGAAAG gccgcggcggcaGCAGTGTCGGCGGCGGCGGCTCAGGCAGGAACCTGTGGGTCAGCGGGCTGTCCTCTACCACGCGCGCCACGGACCTGAAGAACCTCTTCAGCAAGTACGGCAAG GTAGTTGGGGCCAAGGTGGTGACGAACGCACGCAGCCCTGGGGCGCGATGCTACGGCTTCGTCACCATGGCGACCGCGGACGAGGCCACCAAGTGCATCAGCCACCTGCACAGGACCGAGCTGCACGGCAGGATGATCTCCGTGGAGAAG GCTAAAAACGAGCCTGCCGGCAAGAAGCTGGCCGACCGGAAGGAGGGTGACGCGAAGAGGGAGAAGCTGCCTGGCGCCGACAGACACCACCCCGTGGAGATCAAGACGGAGAA AACCATCATTAAGAAGGAGGAGAAAGttgagaaaaaagaggaaaagaggccGGAAGACatcaagaaagaagagagagacccAGACGAGCTGAAGGCTGGGCCTGCGAACCGCGGCAGGGCCACCAAGTCAG GGAGCAGAGGCCCGGAGCGCACGGTGGTCATGGATAAGTCGAAAGGCGAGCCCGTCATCAGCGTGAAGACCACCAGCAGGTCCAAGGAGAGA AACTCCAAGAGTCAGGACCGCAAGTCCGAGAGCAAGGAGAAGAGGGACATCCTGTCGTTCGACAAGATCAAGGAGCAGAGGGAGCGCGAGCGCCAGCGCCAGCGCGAGCGGGAGGTCCGAGAGACCGAGCGGCGCCG GGAGCGCgagcagcgggagcgggagcagCGGCTCGAGGCCCTGCACGAGCGCAAGGAGAAGGCGCGGCTGCAGCGGGAGCGCCTGCAGCTCCAGTGCCAGCGGCAGCGGCTGGAGCGCGAGCGCATGGAGCGGGAGCGGCTGGAGCGCGAGCGCATGCGCGTGGAGCGCGAGCGCCGGCGCGAGCAGGAGCGCATCCACCGCGAGCGCGaggagctgcggcgccagcaggaGCAGCTGCGCTACGAGCAGGAGCGGCGGCCCGCGGCGCGGCGGCCCTACGACCTGGACGGCcg GCGAGAGGACGCTTACTGGCTGGAGGGGAAGCGCGTGGCGCTGGAGGACAGGTACCGCGCCGACTTCCCCCGGCCGGAGCATCGCTTCCATGACTTCGACCACCGGGACCGGGGCCAGTACCAGGACCACGCGGCCGACAG GAGGGAAAGCGCCAGGCCAGTGATGGGCGAGCGAGACGGGCAG CACTACCCAGAGGACCGCCACGGCCACGGCGGGCCCCCAGAGCGCCACAGCCGGGACTCGCGGGACGGCTGGGGGGGCTACAGCTCGGACAAGAGGATGAGCGAAGGCCGGGGGCTGCCGCCTCCCCCCAG GGGCGGCCGGGACTGGGGCGAGCACCACCAGCGACTGCAGGAGCCCCCGGCACGCGCCTGGCAGGGCGGCGCGGACGAGGGCGTGCCCGCGCGGGAGCACGCCAGGTGGCCAG GTGCCGAGAGAGGCCTGACGGGGCCCTCGGGGCCCGCGCACGCGAGTCGGGGCGGAGCGGCGGG GCGAGGCGGCTTCCCGCAAGGCGGGCACTCCCAGGGCCACGTGGTGCCCGGGGGCGGACTGGACGGCGGCGGAGTGGCCGGCCAGGACCGGGGCAGCAGAGTCCCGCACCCACACCCGCACCCGCACCCGCACCCGTACCCCCACTTCACCCGCCGCTACTGA